CGATGTCGATGCGGCAAATGTGCTGGAAGCCTACCTGCGTCGCGAAAATTATGATGTAGCGTTGACCGTCGATGGCCTGAGCGGGCTTGAGCTGGCGCAACGCTGGAAACCCGATCTTATCCTGCTGGATGTGATGTTGCCGGGGATGAATGGTACCGAAGTGCTGGCGGCCCTGCGCCGTAAAAGCGATGTGCCGGTGATAATGGTGACGGCGATGGGAGACGCTCCCGATCGTATCGGAGCATTGCGTTACGGTGCGGATGATTATGTCGTAAAACCCTACCATCCCGGCGAAGTGGTAGCGCGCGTTCAGGCGGTGCTACGGCGCGCTAGCCGCACAGAAACGCGTGAAGAGATCCTGCGCTGGCATCATCTGGAAGTGAACACCACCGCCATTACGGCGGCGGTCATCCAGCCGGATAACAGCGAGCGTTTTCTCGAACTGACGCCAGCCGAGTTTTCGATTTTAACCACTTTGCTGCGCCATCCGACGCGACCTTTTTCACGCCAGTTCCTGCTTGA
The Kosakonia oryzae genome window above contains:
- a CDS encoding response regulator, giving the protein MLSRKILVIEDDVDAANVLEAYLRRENYDVALTVDGLSGLELAQRWKPDLILLDVMLPGMNGTEVLAALRRKSDVPVIMVTAMGDAPDRIGALRYGADDYVVKPYHPGEVVARVQAVLRRASRTETREEILRWHHLEVNTTAITAAVIQPDNSERFLELTPAEFSILTTLLRHPTRPFSRQFLLEQCLPESEALERVVDTHVYNLRKKLENAGVTGVLANVRGVGYRFRQP